A single window of Nicotiana sylvestris chromosome 3, ASM39365v2, whole genome shotgun sequence DNA harbors:
- the LOC104229391 gene encoding small ribosomal subunit protein bTHXc: MASLLIGSLPMASKSMVPISPNLSFSHSHSIAGTVTIAATPSSFSANSSSLPLIYCGRGDKKTAKGKRFNHSFGNARPRNKKKGRGPPRVVAPPAAPKRDPFDDGQVIKIEINE, translated from the exons ATGGCGTCGTTGTTAATTGGCTCGCTCCCTATGGCCTCAAAATCCATGGTGCCCATCTCTCCTAATTTATCCTTTTCGCACTCTCACTCCATCGCCGGAACTGTCACAATTGCCGCAACGCCTTCATCTTTTTCTGCGAATTCCTCCAGCCTCCCACTGA TTTACTGCGGGAGAGGGGACAAGAAGACTGCCAAAGGCAAGCGATTCAATCACTCCTTTGGGAAT GCAAGGCCAAGGAACAAGAAGAAGGGAAGAGGACCACCTAGGGTTGTGGCGCCTCCAGCTGCTCCAAAGAGAGATCCATTTGATGATGGCCAGGTCATTAAAATTGAGATTAATGAATGA